The Nitrososphaerales archaeon genome has a window encoding:
- the thiD gene encoding bifunctional hydroxymethylpyrimidine kinase/phosphomethylpyrimidine kinase, protein MAKALTIAGSDTSSGAGIQADLKVFSALHVYGTSVITALTAQNTRGVSRIMAVEPSMVKAQITAVLNDIDVDAIKIGMVYSRELINTVASSLKDAKIPIVLDPILRSGTGIMLLRNDAYTTFVKKLVPMADVITPNALEAEKLVNMKIRNIDEVKEAVRKITALGAENVVIKGGHMYGKHSIDVLYCKGEFFEFTNERIMRKSLHGTGCSFSAALTAEIAKGRSVVDATRKANNFVNNAIRNALKIGEGMRVPNFEHLAPSNTFLASLQRAVHFIEDTDDFGVLIPESQTNMVYAKTNAESIEDVAGVFGRIVKIGKKAKAAGNVGFGASLHVASAVLAIMNYNKSIRSAINIKYDERIIEICKNLGWQVSSYDRRKEPDEVKAKENMTVKWGIEQAVSKINNVPDVIYHTGDWGKEPMILLFGKDPCRVCTNVVSVLNLYKTSQ, encoded by the coding sequence ATGGCAAAGGCACTAACTATAGCAGGTTCAGATACAAGTTCTGGTGCTGGCATACAGGCTGATCTGAAAGTATTTTCAGCTCTACATGTCTATGGAACAAGTGTAATTACAGCTCTGACGGCCCAGAATACAAGAGGCGTTAGTAGGATCATGGCAGTAGAGCCTAGCATGGTAAAAGCACAGATCACTGCTGTATTGAATGACATAGATGTAGATGCAATAAAGATAGGGATGGTCTATAGTAGAGAGCTTATAAATACGGTAGCAAGTTCATTAAAAGATGCAAAGATTCCTATTGTATTGGATCCAATATTAAGATCAGGCACTGGTATTATGTTGTTAAGAAATGACGCATATACAACTTTTGTAAAGAAACTTGTGCCTATGGCAGATGTTATAACACCCAATGCTCTGGAAGCAGAAAAACTCGTTAACATGAAAATACGAAATATTGATGAAGTTAAAGAGGCGGTAAGAAAAATTACTGCGCTCGGTGCAGAAAATGTTGTAATAAAGGGTGGGCATATGTATGGTAAACATTCCATTGATGTACTTTACTGTAAAGGAGAATTCTTCGAGTTTACAAATGAGAGGATTATGCGTAAAAGTTTGCATGGTACCGGCTGTTCTTTTTCTGCTGCGCTAACAGCAGAGATCGCAAAGGGAAGGAGCGTAGTTGATGCTACGAGGAAGGCAAATAACTTTGTCAACAATGCGATAAGAAACGCGTTGAAGATAGGTGAGGGAATGCGCGTTCCTAATTTCGAACATTTGGCACCGTCAAATACATTTCTTGCCTCATTGCAAAGAGCAGTACATTTTATTGAGGATACAGACGATTTTGGTGTGCTCATACCAGAATCACAGACGAACATGGTGTATGCTAAAACGAATGCTGAATCTATAGAAGATGTAGCAGGAGTATTCGGAAGGATAGTAAAGATAGGTAAGAAAGCAAAGGCAGCAGGCAACGTTGGTTTCGGCGCATCACTACATGTCGCATCTGCAGTGTTGGCAATCATGAATTACAATAAATCCATACGATCTGCGATTAACATAAAGTATGATGAAAGGATAATCGAAATCTGCAAGAATTTGGGATGGCAGGTATCCAGCTACGATAGGAGAAAGGAACCAGACGAAGTGAAGGCGAAGGAAAATATGACCGTCAAGTGGGGCATAGAGCAAGCGGTGTCAAAAATTAACAATGTGCCAGACGTTATATACCACACAGGTGACTGGGGCAAGGAGCCTATGATCCTGCTTTTTGGAAAAGACCCGTGTAGAGTATGTACGAACGTTGTTTCAGTATTGAATCTGTACAAAACGTCACAATAA